The proteins below are encoded in one region of Phaseolus vulgaris cultivar G19833 chromosome 1, P. vulgaris v2.0, whole genome shotgun sequence:
- the LOC137816474 gene encoding probable inactive heme oxygenase 2, chloroplastic, with amino-acid sequence MMGSTVKPMAQLRFPLPISLPNKGNCIFRVSITATTSTLTHSHSHSHSHSAIPTPKPNPKSTLKKRKRYRKLHPGESTGITEEMRFVAMRLHNPAVSHDQSNFDAWHASMEGFISYLVDTHLIFATLQRIVDESDNVSYAYMRKTGLERSEGLLKDLQWLEEQGNVIPNPSSPGIAYAKYLEELAETSAPLFLSHFYNIYFSHIAAGQVIGKKVSEKLLEGKELEFYKWEGDVPELLKDVRDKLNQLSEHWSRNEKNRCLKETPKAFRFMGQIILLLVS; translated from the exons atgatggGTTCAACAGTGAAACCCATGGCACAGCTACGCTTCCCACTCCCAATCTCACTCCCAAATAAGGGCAATTGCATTTTCAGGGTTTCCATAACAGCAACAACTTCCACTCTcactcactctcactctcactctcactctcactctgcAATTCCAACTCCTAAGCCCAATCCTAAGTCCACgctcaagaagagaaagagGTATCGGAAGCTGCACCCCGGAGAGTCCACCGGCATCACTGAAGAGATGAGATTCGTCGCCATGAGACTCCACAACCCCGCCGTTTCCCATGACCAATCAAATTTCGACGCCTGGCACGCCTCCATGGAAGGCTTCATCTCTTACCTCGTTGACACTCACCTCATCTTCGCCACTCTCCAGCGCATCGTCGACGAATCCGACAACGTTTCTT ATGCATACATGAGGAAAACTGGGTTGGAAAGATCAGAAGGGCTTTTGAAGGATCTGCAATGGTTGGAGGAACAAGGAAATGTGATTCCAAATCCTAGTTCTCCGGGGATTGCATATGCCAAATATTTGGAGGAACTTGCAGAGACAAGCGCACCCTTGTTTCTCTCCCATTTctacaatatatatttttctcataTAGCTGCTGGTCAGGTGATTGGAAAGAAG GTTTCTGAGAAGCTCTTGGAAGGTAAGGAGTTGGAGTTTTACAAATGGGAAGGAGATGTACCTGAATTGTTGAAAGATGTCCGCGATAAGCTTAACCAGCTTTCCGAG CATTGGTCTCGAAATGAAAAGAATAGATGTTTAAAAGAAACTCCAAAGGCATTCCGGTTTATGGGACAGATTATTCTTCTTCTTGTCTCATAA